Genomic DNA from candidate division WOR-3 bacterium:
ACTAAATTTTTTGAGGGTTTAAAACAGGGTAAAATTCTGGCAAGAAAGTGCTATTCCTGTAATAGGGTTCTTATTCCGCCAAGGATGTTCTGTGAAATCTGTTTCAGACCAACTGATGAATGGATTTTACTAAAAGATGAAGGTGAAATTCTTACCTTTTCTGTTTCTTATGTTAACTGGGATGCTTCAAGAAGAGAGGAACCAGAAATTCCTGCTGTAATAAGACTTGATGGTGCTTCAGAAAATATAGGAATATTACATAAAATAGGTGAAGCAGGTGATTCCTTGGAAGAGATTTTAAAAAATATTGATATAGGTGTAAGGGTAAAAGCAGTCTGGAAAAAAGAAC
This window encodes:
- a CDS encoding Zn-ribbon domain-containing OB-fold protein, whose amino-acid sequence is MEFKGTPLDTKDFEKVFKVEWKSKLEYEWDCGIALTKFFEGLKQGKILARKCYSCNRVLIPPRMFCEICFRPTDEWILLKDEGEILTFSVSYVNWDASRREEPEIPAVIRLDGASENIGILHKIGEAGDSLEEILKNIDIGVRVKAVWKKEHEREGAITDILYFKPIKRRK